In Enterobacter sp. 638, a single window of DNA contains:
- a CDS encoding LacI family DNA-binding transcriptional regulator, which translates to MSLKAIAKELGLSVTTVSRALNGYDDVSSETRARVEAEAQRRGYRPNTFARRLKMGKIDAVGLVFPVHPVPLNNSVFMDMVGEISHELARHEIDLLLIADDDLADKHSYMRMVQSRRVDALIVAHTLDHDPRLEQLQAAGFPFLALGRSQLPQPYAWFDFDNYAGTYNATRWLIAKGHQRIALLGESNNQAFITQRRQGYLDALREAGLSSEWLRAMPPSRRAGYNTTQALLALTEPPTAIITDCNTHGDGAAMALAQAGRLRGEHAVALIVYDGLPQDSIVETEVAAVIQSTRQGVGKQIADMVRQLIGGDDLSQLQVLWQPEFSPGETA; encoded by the coding sequence ATGTCGCTTAAAGCCATTGCCAAAGAACTGGGATTGTCGGTTACCACCGTCAGCCGCGCCCTCAACGGATATGATGACGTTTCCAGCGAGACGCGCGCGCGCGTTGAAGCCGAAGCGCAGCGCCGTGGCTATCGCCCCAACACCTTTGCCCGCCGCCTGAAGATGGGCAAAATCGACGCCGTTGGGCTGGTATTTCCGGTGCATCCGGTTCCGCTCAATAACAGCGTTTTTATGGACATGGTCGGCGAAATTAGCCATGAACTGGCGCGACATGAGATCGACTTGCTGCTGATCGCTGACGACGACTTGGCCGACAAACACAGCTATATGCGTATGGTGCAAAGCCGCCGCGTGGATGCGTTGATTGTGGCGCATACGCTCGATCACGATCCGCGTCTTGAGCAGCTTCAGGCGGCGGGATTCCCTTTCCTGGCGCTGGGGCGCAGCCAGTTGCCGCAGCCTTACGCCTGGTTTGATTTTGACAACTACGCCGGGACGTATAACGCCACCCGCTGGCTGATTGCGAAAGGTCATCAGCGCATTGCGCTGCTCGGTGAAAGCAATAATCAGGCGTTCATCACCCAGCGTCGTCAGGGTTATCTTGATGCACTGCGTGAAGCCGGACTGTCCAGCGAATGGCTGCGCGCGATGCCGCCTTCTCGTCGCGCGGGTTACAACACCACGCAAGCGCTGCTGGCGCTGACAGAACCGCCGACCGCCATCATCACCGACTGCAACACCCACGGTGACGGGGCCGCGATGGCGCTGGCGCAAGCCGGGCGTTTACGCGGCGAGCACGCGGTGGCGCTGATCGTGTACGACGGGCTACCGCAGGACAGCATTGTCGAGACCGAGGTGGCGGCGGTGATCCAATCCACCCGGCAGGGCGTGGGCAAACAAATTGCTGACATGGTGCGCCAGCTTATCGGCGGCGATGACCTCTCCCAACTTCAGGTGCTGTGGCAACCTGAATTCTCGCCAGGCGAAACCGCCTAA
- a CDS encoding XRE family transcriptional regulator encodes MTQPISVIAKSLVRERTRTGLSLAEIARRAGIAKSTLSQLESGNGNPSLETLWSLCVALGIPFARLLEPQQPTTQVIRRGEGTKVTAEHAHYQAILLAACPPGARRDVYMLMAQPGADRISQPHPPGSVEHIIVTQGRALVGLTEAPEELGEGDYICYPADQPHIFKALERDTYALMVAEQN; translated from the coding sequence ATGACGCAGCCAATTAGCGTTATCGCCAAAAGTCTGGTGCGAGAGCGTACGCGGACCGGGCTTTCACTGGCGGAAATCGCGCGTCGTGCCGGGATCGCCAAATCCACGCTTTCCCAGTTAGAGTCCGGCAACGGCAATCCAAGCCTGGAAACATTATGGTCGCTGTGCGTCGCGCTCGGCATTCCGTTTGCCCGTTTACTGGAGCCGCAACAGCCCACCACGCAAGTGATTCGTCGTGGTGAAGGGACCAAAGTGACCGCCGAACATGCCCATTATCAGGCGATTTTGCTGGCCGCATGCCCGCCGGGTGCTCGTCGCGATGTGTATATGCTGATGGCTCAGCCGGGCGCGGACCGGATTTCGCAGCCACATCCGCCAGGATCGGTGGAACATATCATTGTGACGCAGGGCCGGGCGTTGGTTGGCCTGACGGAAGCCCCAGAAGAGCTGGGCGAAGGGGACTATATTTGCTATCCCGCTGACCAGCCGCATATCTTTAAAGCCCTTGAGCGAGATACGTATGCGCTTATGGTGGCGGAACAAAACTAA